A window of the Fusarium fujikuroi IMI 58289 draft genome, chromosome FFUJ_chr09 genome harbors these coding sequences:
- a CDS encoding related to a-agglutinin core protein AGA1, with protein MSGTSTPNGTIGSRPPSLTEILLDVASPPWTLSAFMAYLSQNHCMESLEFTLDSQRYAAFYNEMITNNPNRAQETNDRVCILWEKLMQVYIIPCAPREVNLPARIRDQLLGLPCGPIPPHPAQLDEAGRILYELMNDSLLLPFLQSVAPMQLDGPVDEHGRGSRRSSNSNTRMGAPVRSMNSMHHTDPESLTDDSDCNSTPGMEPMTPPTTPPTSEWAFTTSPGGLQRAVAAHNKGWKKMGAKLGSQVVSLPESSDEAYWTREISQEALEAEGSYYDHPLHSNSNAADDGWYHNPDLQQYGGFGDGTAAKFDTAQSGAKASLVQRNIRMRRRQNKPPELITNTQSARNKYTGQCQQASATPSYRPDLPALLVSSNYAGNNSIDNASMPMTDVSNYLPTPTTSNEDMRCPLTSSETEAFRYASPIEDLYGWDAELERREASPSRDSISSTEGLDAFALSYRRANGSKHSLLQRVFRVGSSSSMGKMETAV; from the exons CTCTCGCAAAACCACTGCATGGAGAGTCTCGAATTCACGCTCGACTCCCAACGGTACGCCGCCTTTTACAACGAGATGATTACCAACAACCCGAACCGCGCCCAAGAGACCAATGACCGTGTCTGTATTTTGTGGGAAAAGCTTATGCAGGTTTACATCATTCCTTGTGCGCCTCGAGAGGTCAATCTCCCGGCCCGTATCCGCGATCAGCTGCTCGGCCTTCCTTGCGGCCCAATCCCCCCTCACCCCGCACAGTTGGACGAGGCCGGCCGGATCCTCTATGAACTGATGAACGATTCATTACTTTTACCTTTTCTCCAATCTGTCGCTCCCATGCAGCTCGATGGACCCGTCGACGAGCATGGACGCGGGTCTCGCCGTTCCTCAAACAGTAACACCCGAATGGGTGCGCCCGTCCGCTCAATGAATTCCATGCATCATACTGACCCAGAGTCCCTGACTGACGACAGCGACTGTAATTCGACTCCTGGTATGGAGCCCATGACTCCCCCAACCACACCGCCTACTTCCGAATGGGCTTTTACAACTTCCCCCGGGGGTCTTCAACGTGCTGTGGCTGCTCACAATAAGggttggaagaagatgggcgCCAAATTGG GGTCACAGGTCGTGTCATTGCCCGAATCATCCGATGAAGCCTATTGGACTCGTGAgatttctcaagaagctcttgaggctgagggcTCGTATTATGACCACCCACTGCACAGCAACTCGAATGCAGCGGATGATGGTTGGTACCACAACCCTGACCTCCAACAATATGGTGGTTTCGGCGATGGCACGGCCGCGAAATTTGACACAGCTCAAAGCGGTGCGAAGGCGTCTCTCGTGCAAAGGAACATACGCATGAGAAGACGACAGAACAAGCCCCCGGAGCTTATAACTAATACGCAGTCGGCGAGGAATAAGTACACTGGTCAGTGCCAGCAGGCTTCCGCCACACCTTCATATCGTCCTGATCTGCCTGCTCTATTAGTATCTTCCAACTATGCAGGAAACAACAGCATCGATAACGCCTCGATGCCAATGACTGATGTGTCAAATTATCTGCCCACGCCCACTACCAGCAATGAGGACATGAGGTGCCCATTGACAAGTTCAGAAACGGAAGCGTTCAGGTACGCTTCTCCAATAGAAGACTTGTATGGATGGGACGCGGAACTCGAGAGGCGTGAAGCTTCACCAAGCCGGGATTCGATAAGCTCCACCGAAGGTCTTGATGCCTTTGCTCTCAGCTACAGGCGAGCCAACGGTAGCAAGCATAGCTTGCTGCAGCGAGTCTTCCGCGTTGGCTCTTCGTCATCTATGGGCAAGATGGAGACAGCTGTCTGA
- a CDS encoding related to glycerol-3-phosphate dehydrogenase precursor: MPAFAGVPRGLIRRFWLPGVATTSAAVLIYSYRPRDFTGHTSPAVPPPTFGADGTFKLPRFPRVRTREEQLDQLRGSSRPQFQQYDILVIGGGATGAGVALDAATRGLKVAVVERDDFSSGTSSKSTKLVHGGVRYLEKAVWNLDYNQYLLVKEALKERKYFLQTAPHLSSWLPIMLPLDKWWKAPYYWAGTKFYDFLARSEGIEGSYFLTRSKALEAFPMLKPTDLVGALVYYDGAHNDSRMNVSIAMTAALYGATVVNHAEVIGLVKNGDGNLCGAIVKDLVSLKDGRPAEPITVRAKGVINCTGPFTDSVRKMDDPGCKEIVAPASGVHVILPGYFSPGKMGLIDPSTSDGRVIFFLPWQGNTIAGTTDSPSTITSNPLPDEKSIEWILSEVSRYLSPDINVRRGDVLAAWSGIRPLVKDPKAKNTESLVRNHLIDISASGLLTCAGGKWTTYRQMAEECVDFAIQEFRLEPRPVTDAPRVSGTDLIDDGAILDGKCQTHKVRLVGAHGFSPTLFIPIIQHFGVETEVAKHLTESYGDRAWTVASLCKLTGRRFPARGERISQLYPFVDGEIRYAIRHEYAQTAVDVLARRTRLAFLNAQAALEALPRVIDIMAEELKWSRQRKDLEWKECAYYDQFPTPSVSVSAMTRLPHSHKPLAVAYLESMGLPKPMLTVTRKQVEQGKLDFASSLEWQMYSRHDKPTD, translated from the coding sequence ATGCCGGCCTTCGCAGGTGTGCCAAGAGGACTCATTCGTCGGTTTTGGCTGCCAGGCGTCGCCACTACATCTGCAGCTGTTCTCATATATAGCTACCGTCCCCGTGATTTCACTGGCCATACATCACCCGCAGTTCCGCCTCCAACCTTTGGTGCTGATGGCACTTTCAAGCTTCCTCGATTTCCTCGCGTCAGAACGCGCGAAGAGCAACTAGACCAACTCCGAGGGAGCTCACGGCCTCAATTCCAGCAATATGACATACTTGTCATTGGGGGTGGTGccactggtgctggtgtcGCCCTCGACGCTGCTACTCGTGGCCTCAAAGTCGCTGTCGTCGAACGTGACGATTTCAGCAGCGGCACGAGCAGTAAGAGTACCAAGCTGGTTCATGGAGGTGTCCGCTATCTCGAGAAAGCCGTCTGGAACTTGGATTATAACCAGTACTTGCTCGTCAAGGAGGCTCTGAAGGAGCGCAAGTACTTCCTACAGACGGCTCCCCATCTGAGTTCTTGGCTCCCCATTATGCTGCCCCTCGATAAGTGGTGGAAAGCTCCCTATTACTGGGCCGGCACTAAGTTCTATGACTTTCTTGCCCGCAGTGAAGGCATTGAGGGGTCTTACTTTCTGACTCGAAGTAAGGCACTTGAGGCCTTCCCTATGCTTAAACCTACAGATCTGGTCGGTGCTCTCGTATACTACGACGGTGCACATAACGATTCGCGCATGAATGTTTCTATCGCAATGACCGCCGCCCTCTATGGCGCAACTGTTGTCAACCATGCTGAGGTCATAGGACTCGTAAAGAATGGTGACGGAAACCTTTGCGGCGCCATAGTCAAGGATCTCGTTTCCTTAAAGGATGGTCGACCAGCCGAGCCCATAACCGTCCGCGCAAAGGGTGTTATCAACTGTACGGGGCCTTTTACTGACTCTGTTCGAAAAATGGACGATCCAGGCTGCAAGGAAATTGTCGCCCCAGCATCTGGGGTTCATGTTATTCTCCCTGGTTATTTCAGTCCGGGAAAAATGGGATTGATCGATCCGTCGACGTCTGACGGCCgggtcatcttcttcctcccatgGCAAGGCAACACTATCGCAGGCACCACCGATTCCCCTTCGACCATCACATCAAATCCTCTACCCGACGAGAAGTCTATCGAGTGGATCCTGAGCGAAGTCAGCCGCTACCTTTCCCCAGACATAAATGTTCGCAGAGGTGATGTCCTCGCTGCCTGGTCCGGCATTCGCCCGCTCGTCAAGGaccccaaagccaagaacaCCGAGTCCCTTGTTCGAAATCATCTGATTGATATCTCCGCTTCTGGATTGTTGACTTGTGCAGGCGGGAAATGGACAACCTATAGGCAAATGGCAGAGGAGTGCGTAGACTTTGCCATTCAAGAATTTCGTCTTGAGCCCAGGCCTGTCACAGATGCGCCTCGTGTCAGCGGTACCGATCTAATTGACGATGGGGCAATATTGGATGGCAAATGTCAGACGCACAAGGTTCGTTTGGTTGGTGCCCACGGCTTTAGCCCAACACTATTCATCCCTATTATCCAGCACTTTGGGGTTGAGACTGAGGTCGCCAAACACTTGACCGAGTCCTATGGTGATCGTGCCTGGACTGTTGCCTCGCTTTGCAAGCTGACTGGCAGGCGCTTCCCCGCCCGCGGTGAACGCATCTCCCAGCTCTATCCATTTGTTGATGGCGAGATTCGATATGCTATTCGACACGAGTACGCCCAGACGGCCGTTGATGTTCTCGCTCGACGCACGCGACTGGCCTTTCTCAATGCGCAGGCCGCCCTCGAAGCCCTACCCAGAGTGATAgacatcatggctgaagagctgaagtGGAGCCGCCAACGAAAGGATCTCGAATGGAAAGAATGTGCGTACTATGACCAATTTCCTACTCCATCTGTGTCTGTCTCTGCCATGACTAGGTTACCGCACTCACACAAACCTTTAGCTGTTGCCTACTTAGAGTCTATGGGTTTACCGAAGCCCATGCTTACTGTGACACGTAAGCAAGTTGAGCAAGGAAAGCTTGACTTTGCCAGCTCGCTGGAATGGCAGATGTATTCACGCCACGATAAGCCGACCGACTAA